From the Musa acuminata AAA Group cultivar baxijiao chromosome BXJ3-7, Cavendish_Baxijiao_AAA, whole genome shotgun sequence genome, one window contains:
- the LOC135583421 gene encoding probable bifunctional riboflavin biosynthesis protein RIBA 1, chloroplastic — translation MASVASSSSSFLVFFRPRVHCISRGSSSFKEFRGFYYSEFAVNQRTSNGFRKAACFALNAAVQRSSEGNMLPGQSTIIEQGCLTVNAMLRGDAVAHGTIASDMTPAVDEFSIGNGELDLDCPTEGFSPISEAIEDIRQGKFVIVVDDESRENEGDLIMAAPLVTPEAMAFIVKHGTGIVCVSMKTEDLERLELPLMVSNKENEEKLCTAFTVSVDAKEGTTTGVSARDRAKTVKMLASADSNPEDFNRPGHIFPLKYREGGVLRRAGHTEASVDLAMLAELPPVGVLCEIVDEDGSMARLPKLHEFAKKENLKIISIADLIRYRRKRDKLVERASVARLPLKWGSVQAYCYRSLLDGMEHIAMVKGDIGDGQDILVRVHSECLTGDIFGSARCDCGNQLELAMAMIEKAGRGVLVYLRGHEGRGIGLGHKLRAYNLQDDGRDTVEANEELHLPVDSREYGIGALILRDLGVRTMILMTNNPAKYGGLSGYGFSISGRVPLLTPITKENKRYLETKREKMGHIYGYEFNGQLSNFVESKRTNEIDIT, via the exons ATGGCTTCtgtcgcttcttcttcttcttctttccttgtcTTCTTTCGTCCACG GGTGCATTGTATTTCAAGAGGATCCAGCTCTTTCAAAGAGTTTAGAGGGTTTTACTATAGTGAATTTGCAGTAAATCAAAGGACTTCAAATGGTTTCAGGAAAGCTGCATGCTTTGCTTTAAATGCAGCTGTACAAAGATCTAGTGAGGGCAACATGCTGCCAGGACAAAGTACCATTATTGAACAGGGTTGTTTAACTGTTAATGCCATGCTTCGAGGAGATGCAGTTGCCCATGGAACAATTGCTTCCGATATGACTCCAGCTGTTGATGAATTTTCAATTGGAAATGGTGAACTTGATTTAGATTGTCCTACTGAAGGGTTCTCCCCTATTTCAGAGGCCATCGAGGACATCCGTCAAGGCAAG TTTGTGATTGTTGTCGATGATGAAAGCAGAGAAAATGAAGGAGATCTTATAATGGCTGCACCTTTGGTAACACCAGAGGCCATGGCTTTTATAGTCAAGCATGGGACTGGAATTGTATGTGTGAGCATGAAAACAGAAGACCTTGAGAGATTAGAGCTTCCTCTTATGGTTTCAAATAAAGAAAATGAGGAGAAGTTGTGCACTGCATTCACTGTCTCTGTG GATGCTAAAGAAGGTACAACCACTGGTGTCTCTGCTAGAGATAGGGCAAAGACGGTTAAGATGCTTGCATCAGCTGATTCAAATCCTGAAGACTTTAATCGTCCTGGCCATATTTTTCCATTGAAATACAGGGAGGGTGGTGTCCTAAGAAGAGCTGGGCATACAGAAGCATCAGTTGATCTGGCTATGCTGGCTGAGTTACCCCCTGTTGGAGTTCTGTGTGAGATCGTTGATGAAGATGGTTCCATGGCTCGGTTACCAAAGCTACATGAATTTGCAAAGAAAGAGAATTTAAAGATAATCTCAATTGCAGATTTGATTAG ATATAGGAGGAAAAGAGACAAGTTGGTCGAACGTGCTTCTGTTGCACGTTTACCCTTGAAGTGGGGCTCTGTTCAGGCCTATTGCTATCGATCTCTGCTTGATGGAATGGAGCATATTGCTATGGTGAAA GGAGATATTGGAGATGGCCAAGATATCCTTGTAAGGGTGCATTCTGAGTGTCTTACTGGTGACATATTTGGATCAGCTAGATGTGACTGTGGCAATCAGCTTGAACTGGCCATGGCAATGATTGAAAAAGCTGGCAGAGGTGTGCTGGTATACCTTCGTGGGCATGAAGGAAGGGGCATTGGCCTTGGTCACAAGCTTCGTGCATACAACTTGCAGGATGATGGGCGTGACACTGTGGAAGCCAATGAGGAGTTACATTTGCCTGTAGATTCACGGGAATATGGCATTGGTGCACTG ATATTACGAGACCTAGGTGTTCGAACAATGATACTGATGACAAACAATCCTGCCAAGTATGGTGGGCTCAGTGGCTATGGATTCAGCATCTCTGGGAGGGTTCCCTTGCTAACTCCAATTACTAAAGAGAACAAAAGATATTTGGAGACCAAAAGAGAGAAGATGGGGCACATATATGGATATGAATTCAATGGTCAGCTCAGTAATTTCGTCGAAAGTAAACGAACAAACGAGATTGATATAACATAG